The Corylus avellana chromosome ca8, CavTom2PMs-1.0 genome has a segment encoding these proteins:
- the LOC132191031 gene encoding MDIS1-interacting receptor like kinase 2-like, with product MGSSTFGKKVCSLIILFFLFALLVASPNLASNEEADALLTWKASLPKEAQSQLSSWTLLPKNAANSSTNLNSTTNPSCSWSGIYCNLVERVIGINLTYLDLQGSLHEFSFSSFPTLEFVDLSTNSLFGTIPPQISYLSNLIYLDLSINQFSGKIPPEIGLLTNLEVLSLFKNQLNATIPPEIGQLRSLDELALYSNSLNGPIPSSLGNLSKLAYLYLYGNPLSCSIPSEIGNLSNLVELSIYASSLTGPIPYTLGNLRRLTLLDLSQNKLSGSIPTEIGHIESLKNLSIATNNLVGSIPTSLCDLGNLTLLHLFQNNLSGPIPEEIGNVKSLVSLDLRENKLNGPLPASIGNLSNLEVLYIRDNQLSGSIPLEVENLMKLTVFRVARNQFTGYLPSNICRGGLLQSFTANGNNLTGPIPESLRNCTTLYRIRLDGNNLTGNISEVFGVYPDLVYINLSNNKFYGELSPNWGRSSWLTDLEIAGNHITGSIPPEIGNATRLQVLDLSSNYLDGEIPKEFGRLTSLGKLILTNNQLSGGIPLELGSLTNLEYLDLSANKLSNLVPGCIGNFSKLYHMNLSHNEFSRGIPTQVAYLVQLCVLDLSHNTLAGEIPTEFTNLKSLVTMNISHNNFSGILPRAFDDMHGLMSVNIAFNELWGPIPNNKAFQDAPMEALEGNKGLCGQVKGLQPCQPSTPNKHVPQRAHKIVFIIIFPILGVLVLLFALTGIMLRKQRSSPKKPDENLYPILTLDGKILYEEIIAATRDFAATYCIGSGGHGSVYKAQLPSGNIVAAKKIHALCDGDYVADRKEFLSEIKALTQIRHRNIVKLHGFCSNARHSFLIYEYLEKGSLAETLSKETEAKELNWCRRVNVVKDVAHALSYMHHDCSPPIVHRDISSKNILLDSDYVAHVSDFGTAKLLKPDSSNWTFIAGTFGYVAPELAYTMKATEKCDVYSFGVLALEVIKGNHLGDFISTATLSPSGNYIQMEDILDQRLSTPTIQDEDELKKIVTCATACLRANPQRRPTIKMISQMLSASTVQIASTYS from the exons ATGGGATCATCAACCTTTGGGAAGAAGGTATGCTCTCTAATAATACTCTTCTTTTTGTTTGCTCTGTTGGTTGCATCACCGAATCTTGCTTCTAATGAAGAAGCTGATGCTCTTCTCACATGGAAAGCAAGCCTCCCAAAAGAAGCCCAGTCTCAGCTATCTTCGTGGACTTTGCTTCCCAAAAATGCCGCCAATTCTTCTACCAATCTCAATTCAACCACAAACCCATCATGTTCTTGGTCTGGCATTTATTGCAACCTTGTTGAAAGAGTCATCGGTATAAATCTTACATATTTAGACCTACAAGGTTCACTCCATGAATTTTCATTCTCGTCTTTCCCTACTCTCGAGTTTGTTGATCTCAGTACGAACTCACTCTTTGGAACCATCCCACCTCAAATCAGTTACCTCTCCAATCTTATCTATCTTGATCTCTCCATCAATCAGTTCTCAGGGAAAATCCCACCAGAAATTGGCCTGCTGACAAACCTTGAGGTCTTGAGCTTGTTTAAAAATCAGTTGAACGCCACAATTCCTCCAGAAATAGGTCAGTTGAGGTCTCTTGATGAGCTTGCTCTGTACAGCAACTCCCTAAACGGTCCCATTCCTTCTTCTTTGGGCAATTTAAGCAAATTGGCTTACTTGTACCTCTATGGCAATCCACTATCCTGTTCCATTCCTTCAGAAATTGGAAATCTTTCCAATTTGGTTGAACTTAGCATTTATGCCAGCAGTTTAACTGGTCCCATCCCTTATACTCTTGGAAACTTAAGAAGGTTAACTCTGTTGGACTTGTCTCAGAACAAACTTTCTGGTTCCATCCCCACAGAAATAGGACATATCGAATCTTTGAAGAATCTAAGCATTGCAACAAACAATCTTGTCGGTTCTATCCCGACATCATTATGTGACCTCGGAAACCTTACACTTCTCCATCTCTTCCAGAACAACTTGTCAGGTCCCATTCCAGAAGAGATAGGAAACGTGAAGTCTCTTGTGAGTCTCGACTTGAGAGAAAATAAACTCAACGGTCCTCTTCCAGCTTCAATTGGTAACTTGAGCAACTTAGAGGTTTTGTACATTCGTGACAACCAACTCTCTGGTTCCATTCCTCTAGAGGTAGAAAATCTCATGAAGTTGACAGTATTTCGAGTGGCAAGAAACCAATTCACTGGTTATTTGCCATCAAATATTTGCCGAGGTGGATTGCTTCAAAGCTTTACCGCAAATGGTAATAATCTCACAGGCCCGATTCCTGAAAGCTTGAGAAACTGCACAACTTTATATAGAATTCGTCTAGACGGGAACAACCTGACTGGAAATATATCCGAAGTTTTTGGGGTTTATCCGGACTTAGTTTACATAAACCTCAGCAACAACAAATTTTACGGGGAACTTTCACCAAACTGGGGAAGGAGCTCATGGCTAACAGATCTAGAAATCGCCGGGAATCATATCACCGGTAGCATACCACCTGAGATTGGAAACGCAACTCGACTACAAGTTCTTGATCTTTCTTCAAATTACTTAGATGGGGAGATTCCTAAGGAATTCGGAAGGTTGACTTCTTTGGGGAAGCTTATATTGACAAACAATCAACTTTCAGGTGGTATACCTTTAGAGCTTGGATCCTTGACAAATCTTGAGTATCTTGACTTGTCCGCAAACAAATTGAGCAACTTAGTTCCAGGATGTATAGGGAACTTCTCAAAACTGTACCACATGAATTTGAGCCACAACGAGTTCAGCCGTGGAATTCCGACTCAGGTGGCTTACTTGGTTCAGTTGTGCGTGCTTGATCTGAGTCATAACACTCTTGCCGGAGAGATACCAACGGAGTTCACAAACTTGAAAAGCTTGGTGACGATGAATATCTCCCACAACAACTTTTCTGGCATTCTTCCGAGGGCTTTTGATGACATGCATGGCTTGATGTCTGTCAACATAGCATTCAATGAATTATGGGGTCCAATTCCCAACAACAAAGCATTTCAAGATGCCCCGATGGAAGCATTGGAGGGGAACAAAGGATTGTGTGGCCAAGTGAAAGGATTACAACCTTGTCAACCATCCACTCCCAACAAACATGTCCCACAAAGGGCCCACAAGATCGTGTTCATAATCATATTTCCTATTTTGGGAGTACTAGTACTCTTATTTGCACTTACGGGAATTATGTTAAGAAAACAGAGAAGCTCGCCGAAAAAACCAGACGAGAATTTGTATCCGATATTAACCCTGGATGGGAAAATTTTGTACGAAGAAATCATAGCAGCCACCAGGGATTTTGCTGCCACGTATTGCATTGGGAGTGGTGGACATGGAAGCGTCTATAAAGCACAGCTGCCATCAGGAAATATCGTAGCTGCAAAGAAAATCCACGCCTTATGTGATGGTGATTATGTGGCTGATCGGAAAGAGTTTCTGAGTGAGATAAAGGCATTAACACAAATACGACACCGAAACATTGTGAAGCTACATGGTTTTTGTTCAAACGCACGGCACTCGTTTTTGATTTACGAGTACCTCGAGAAGGGCAGCTTGGCCGAAACCCTAAGCAAAGAAACAGAAGCTAAAGAGTTGAATTGGTGTAGAAGGGTGAATGTTGTAAAAGATGTGGCGCATGCCTTGTCATACATGCATCATGATTGCTCACCGCCCATTGTTCACAGAGACATATCAAGCAAGAATATTCTGCTGGATTCTGATTATGTAGCGCATGTTTCCGACTTCGGCACTGCTAAGCTTTTGAAGCCAGACTCATCCAATTGGACTTTCATTGCAGGCACATTTGGATATGTAGCACCAG aGCTTGCTTACACAATGAAGGCGACGGAGAAATGTGACGTGTAtagctttggagttttggcACTTGAAGTAATCAAAGGAAATCATCTTGGCGATTTCATCTCTACTGCAACTTTGTCTCCCTCTGGTAATTACATACAAATGGAGGACATATTGGATCAACGCCTTTCAACTCCCACAATTCAAGATGAGGACGAGCTGAAAAAGATTGTAACTTGCGCAACTGCTTGTTTACGTGCAAATCCACAGCGTAGGCCAACCATTAAGATGATTTCTCAGATGTTGTCAGCCTCAACTGTGCAGATTGCAAGCACGTACAGTTAA
- the LOC132191032 gene encoding MDIS1-interacting receptor like kinase 2-like → MGSSTFGKKVCSLIILFFLFALLVASPNLASNEEADALLTWKASLPKEAQSQLSSWTLLPKNAANSSTNLNSTTNPSCSWSGIYCNLVERVIGINLTYLDLQGSLHEFSFSSFPTLEFVDLSTNSLFGTIPPQISYLSNLIYLDLSINQFSGKIPPEIGLLTNLEVLSLFKNQLNATIPPEIGQLRSLDELALYSNSLNGPIPSSLGNLSKLAYLYLYGNPLSCSIPSEIGNLSNLVELSIYASSLTGPIPYTLGNLRRLTLLDLSQNKLSGSIPTEIGHIESLKNLSIATNNLVGSIPTSLCDLGNLTLLHLFQNNLSGPIPEEIGNVKSLVSLDLRENKLNGPLPASIGNLSNLEVLYIRDNQLSGSIPLEVENLMKLTVFRVARNQFTGYLPSNICRGGLLQSFTANGNNLTGPIPESLRNCTTLYRIRLDGNNLTGNISEVFGVYPDLVYINLSNNKFYGELSPNWGRSSWLTDLEIAGNHITGSIPPEIGNATRLQVLDLSSNYLDGEIPKEFGRLTSLGKLILTNNQLSGGIPLELGSLTNLEYLDLSANKLSNLVPGCIGNFSKLYHMNLSHNEFSRGIPTQVAYLVQLCVLDLSHNTLAGEIPTEFTNLKSLVTMNISHNNFSGILPRAFDDMHGLMSVNIAFNELWGLIPNNKAFQDAPMEALEGNKGLCGQVKGLQPCQPSTPNKHVPQRAHKIVFIIIFPILGVLVLLFALTGIMLRKQRSSPKKPDENLYPILTLDGKILYEEIIAATRDFAATYCIGSGGHGSVYKAQLPSGNIVAAKKIHALCDGDYVADRKEFLSEIKALTQIRHRNIVKLHGFCSNARHSFLIYEYLEKGSLAETLSKETEAKELNWCRRVNVVKDVAHALSYMHHDCSPPIVHRDISSKNILLDSDYVAHVSDFGTAKLLKPDSSNWTFIAGTFGYVAPELAYTMKATEKCDVYSFGVLALEVIKGNHLGDFISTATLSPSGNYIQMEDILDQRLSTPTIQDEDELKKIVTCATACLRANPQRRPTIKMISQMLSASTVQIASTYS, encoded by the exons ATGGGATCATCAACCTTTGGGAAGAAGGTATGCTCTCTAATAATACTCTTCTTTTTGTTTGCTCTGTTGGTTGCATCACCGAATCTTGCTTCTAATGAAGAAGCTGATGCTCTTCTCACATGGAAAGCAAGCCTCCCAAAAGAAGCCCAGTCTCAGCTATCTTCGTGGACTTTGCTTCCCAAAAATGCCGCCAATTCTTCTACCAATCTCAATTCAACCACAAACCCATCATGTTCTTGGTCTGGCATTTATTGCAACCTTGTTGAAAGAGTCATCGGTATAAATCTTACATATTTAGACCTACAAGGTTCACTCCATGAATTTTCATTCTCGTCTTTCCCTACTCTCGAGTTTGTTGATCTCAGTACGAACTCACTCTTTGGAACCATCCCACCTCAAATCAGTTACCTCTCCAATCTTATCTATCTTGATCTCTCCATCAATCAGTTCTCAGGGAAAATCCCACCAGAAATTGGCCTGCTGACAAACCTTGAGGTCTTGAGCTTGTTTAAAAATCAGTTGAACGCCACAATTCCTCCAGAAATAGGTCAGTTGAGGTCTCTTGATGAGCTTGCTCTGTACAGCAACTCCCTAAACGGTCCCATTCCTTCTTCTTTGGGCAATTTAAGCAAATTGGCTTACTTGTACCTCTATGGCAATCCACTATCCTGTTCCATTCCTTCAGAAATTGGAAATCTTTCCAATTTGGTTGAACTTAGCATTTATGCCAGCAGTTTAACTGGTCCCATCCCTTATACTCTTGGAAACTTAAGAAGGTTAACTCTGTTGGACTTGTCTCAGAACAAACTTTCTGGTTCCATCCCCACAGAAATAGGACATATCGAATCTTTGAAGAATCTAAGCATTGCAACAAACAATCTTGTCGGTTCTATCCCGACATCATTATGTGACCTCGGAAACCTTACACTTCTCCATCTCTTCCAGAACAACTTGTCAGGTCCCATTCCAGAAGAGATAGGAAACGTGAAGTCTCTTGTGAGTCTCGACTTGAGAGAAAATAAACTCAACGGTCCTCTTCCAGCTTCAATTGGTAACTTGAGCAACTTAGAGGTTTTGTACATTCGTGACAACCAACTCTCTGGTTCCATTCCTCTAGAGGTAGAAAATCTCATGAAGTTGACAGTATTTCGAGTGGCAAGAAACCAATTCACTGGTTATTTGCCATCAAATATTTGCCGAGGTGGATTGCTTCAAAGCTTTACCGCAAATGGTAATAATCTCACAGGCCCGATTCCTGAAAGCTTGAGAAACTGCACAACTTTATATAGAATTCGTCTAGACGGGAACAACCTGACTGGAAATATATCCGAAGTTTTTGGGGTTTATCCGGACTTAGTTTACATAAACCTCAGCAACAACAAATTTTACGGGGAACTTTCACCAAACTGGGGAAGGAGCTCATGGCTAACAGATCTAGAAATCGCCGGGAATCATATCACCGGTAGCATACCACCTGAGATTGGAAACGCAACTCGACTACAAGTTCTTGATCTTTCTTCAAATTACTTAGATGGGGAGATTCCTAAGGAATTCGGAAGGTTGACTTCTTTGGGGAAGCTTATATTGACAAACAATCAACTTTCAGGTGGTATACCTTTAGAGCTTGGATCCTTGACAAATCTTGAGTATCTTGACTTGTCCGCAAACAAATTGAGCAACTTAGTTCCAGGATGTATAGGGAACTTCTCAAAACTGTACCACATGAATTTGAGCCACAACGAGTTCAGCCGTGGAATTCCGACTCAGGTGGCTTACTTGGTTCAGTTGTGCGTGCTTGATCTGAGTCATAACACTCTTGCCGGAGAGATACCAACGGAGTTCACAAACTTGAAAAGCTTGGTGACGATGAATATCTCCCACAACAACTTTTCTGGCATTCTTCCGAGGGCTTTTGATGACATGCATGGCTTGATGTCTGTCAACATAGCATTCAATGAATTATGGGGTCTAATTCCCAACAACAAAGCATTTCAAGATGCCCCGATGGAAGCATTGGAGGGGAACAAAGGATTGTGTGGCCAAGTGAAAGGATTACAACCTTGTCAACCATCCACTCCCAACAAACATGTCCCACAAAGGGCCCACAAGATCGTGTTCATAATCATATTTCCTATTTTGGGAGTACTAGTACTCTTATTTGCACTTACGGGAATTATGTTAAGAAAACAGAGAAGCTCGCCGAAAAAACCAGACGAGAATTTGTATCCGATATTAACCCTGGATGGGAAAATTTTGTACGAAGAAATCATAGCAGCCACCAGGGATTTTGCTGCCACGTATTGCATTGGGAGTGGTGGACATGGAAGCGTCTATAAAGCACAGCTGCCATCAGGAAATATCGTAGCTGCAAAGAAAATCCACGCCTTATGTGATGGTGATTATGTGGCTGATCGGAAAGAGTTTCTGAGTGAGATAAAGGCATTAACACAAATACGACACCGAAACATTGTGAAGCTACATGGTTTTTGTTCAAACGCACGGCACTCGTTTTTGATTTACGAGTACCTCGAGAAGGGCAGCTTGGCCGAAACCCTAAGCAAAGAAACAGAAGCTAAAGAGTTGAATTGGTGTAGAAGGGTGAATGTTGTAAAAGATGTGGCGCATGCCTTGTCATACATGCATCATGATTGCTCACCGCCCATTGTTCACAGAGACATATCAAGCAAGAATATTCTGCTGGATTCTGATTATGTAGCGCATGTTTCCGACTTCGGCACTGCTAAGCTTTTGAAGCCAGACTCATCCAATTGGACTTTCATTGCAGGCACATTTGGATATGTAGCACCAG aGCTTGCTTACACAATGAAGGCGACGGAGAAATGTGACGTGTAtagctttggagttttggcACTTGAAGTAATCAAAGGAAATCATCTTGGCGATTTCATCTCTACTGCAACTTTGTCTCCCTCTGGTAATTACATACAAATGGAGGACATATTGGATCAACGCCTTTCAACTCCCACAATTCAAGATGAGGACGAGCTGAAAAAGATTGTAACTTGCGCAACTGCTTGTTTACGTGCAAATCCACAGCGTAGGCCAACCATTAAGATGATTTCTCAGATGTTGTCAGCCTCAACTGTGCAGATTGCAAGCACGTACAGTTAA